Proteins encoded by one window of Seriola aureovittata isolate HTS-2021-v1 ecotype China chromosome 4, ASM2101889v1, whole genome shotgun sequence:
- the LOC130167978 gene encoding olfactory receptor 52K1-like produces the protein MDNVSSHKHFILDGFSELGALRPVLFIPFSIMFIVSLSANSLLLYIIISQRSLHSPMYILIAGMACVDLSLPLFFVPNMLLNFLFDWRGISLIGCLVQMHFIHFVGTFQCTLLAWMALDRYFAICTPLYYHEGMALQRFLRFMIPPVIRNILIITAFVSLAGPLSFCASNVINHCFCEHMALVELACGSTTINNLVGLLAVFLIPVADFIFIAASYVVIFRSVLKSGRSGIKALDTCITHIVVISISLTVALTAFLSYRIRVGLPAASQVFFSTMYLLFPSCFNPIIYGVRTTEIRKNVIQTIKQRKTSALSKRQELFLHNM, from the exons atggacaACGTCtcctcacacaaacatttcatccTCGATGGCTTCAGTGAACTGGGAGCTCTGAGGCCCGTCCTCTTCATCCCGTTCTCCATCATGTTCATTGTGTCGCTGTCGGCCAACTCCCTGCTGCTGTACATCATCATCTCACAGAGAAGCCTCCACTCCCCGATGTACATCCTCATCGCCGGCATGGCGTGCGTGGACCTGAGCCTCCCTCTATTCTTCGTCCCCAACATGCTGctgaacttcctgtttgactGGAGGGGAatctctctgattggctgcctggTTCAGATGCACTTCATTCACTTTGTTGGAACTTTTCAGTGCACTTTACTGGCGTGGATGGCATTGGACCGCTACTTCGCCATCTGCACGCCACTCTACTACCATGAAGGCATGGCACTACAGAGGTTTCTCAGGTTTATGATCCCACCTGTGATCAGAAACATCCTCATAATCACAGCGTTTGTGAGTCTTGCAGGGCCCTTGTCCTTCTGTGCTTCTAATGTGATAAATCACTGTTTCTGTGAGCACATGGCCTTGGTGGAGCTGGCCTGTGGAAGCACCACCATTAACAACCTGGTGGGGTTACTGGCTGTGTTCCTCATCCCTGTGGCCGACTTCATCTTCATCGCTGCCTCTTATGTGGTGATATTCAGGTCTGTGCTGAAGTCCGGCAGATCAGGTATCAAAGCTCTTGATACTTGCATCACCCACATTGTGGTCATCAGCATCAGCCTGACTGTGGCGCTTACTGCTTTCCTTTCCTACCGGATCAGAGTTGGTCTTCCTGCCGCTAGTCAGGTTTTCTTCAGCACCATGTACCTGCTGTTCCCAAGCTGCTTCAACCCGATCATCTACGGCGTCAGAACCACAGAGATAAGAAA aaatgtgattcaaactataaaacagaggaaaacttctgctctctcaaaaagacaggaactgtttttacataacatgtaa